The sequence below is a genomic window from Labilibaculum sp. DW002.
AGATCAATTTTGAGTTTGGATTCGGATATGATGATTGCCATGGATAAGATGAAGAAAATTCAGCGTATCATGAAAGTTTTACCCGGTATAGACTGTGGAGCTTGTGGTGCGCCTAAATGCAAAGTATTGGCTGAAGATATCGTTCAGGGAAAAGCCAAAATGACGCAATGTGTGTTCTTGCAAAAGATGCTCACAAAAGAAGAGTTAATTACCCCTCAGGAATCTTTTGATATATCAGAAGGTACATGGGGAAAAGAACGTTTTGAGAAAAAGACGATTAAAAATAGATAAGAATGAAGGTAAGTGATATTGTTGAAAAATTGGGTTTAAAAGTTTGTTCGGGAGAACAAGGCTTGAACAAAGAAATTGAAGGTGGCTATACATCAGATTTATTAAGTGATGTTATGGGGAATGCCGATGCAGACCAGGTGTGGGTAACACTTCAAACTCATAAAAATATCATGGCAATTGCTTCATTAAAAGAATTAGCTGCAATTGTGTTGGTTAAGGGCTACGAGCCAGAAGCTGATGCTGCAGAGCAAAGTAACGAGGAAGGGATTCCAATTTTGTCATCAGAAGAGGAAGCCTTTGAGTTGACAGGAAAGCTTTATAAGCTATTGAGTGTTGAATAACTGAAATCATGAAAACGTTTCGAGTCGACCTACATACACATACAGTACTTTCTCCATGTGGAGATTTGGAGATGAGTCCGGTAAATATTGTAGAGAAGGCGAAAGAGCGAGGAATTGATGTTTTAGGCATAAGCGATCATAACTCAACTTTACATGCCCCTTTGATTAAAAAGTTGGCAGCAAAAGAAAATATTGAGATTATGATGGGCGCAGAGGTGACAACCAAAGAGGAAGTACATTGTCTTTGCTTTTTTGAGACAGAAGAGAAGTTAGTTGTTTTTCAAAAGTATTTGGATAAGCATTTGCCACATATAGCTAATGATAGCGATAAATTTGGTTATCAGGTTGTGGTAAACGAGGAG
It includes:
- a CDS encoding DRTGG domain-containing protein; its protein translation is MKVSDIVEKLGLKVCSGEQGLNKEIEGGYTSDLLSDVMGNADADQVWVTLQTHKNIMAIASLKELAAIVLVKGYEPEADAAEQSNEEGIPILSSEEEAFELTGKLYKLLSVE